A single genomic interval of Candidatus Atribacteria bacterium ADurb.Bin276 harbors:
- the tilS gene encoding tRNA(Ile)-lysidine synthase gives MKKYPYLLKTVSRLIQEQELIVTGDRVLIAFSGGPDSTALSDILGKLCEEFKFQLAFFHLNHGLRGQEALRDQNFCVEWAKKRNFEIFIEQYDVKAYKKELSISLEEAARKVRYQKLKEVAELWKADKIALGHHRNDQVETILMNIIRGTGINGLRGMPIRNGKFIRPLLRTSLDEIHRYLEEQHLAFVIDSTNLDQSFLRNRIRNGLIPLLKQDYNAKIEEIIFRMGLNIQESLSIIPEEKWSIEKKGRLFRLPVSSLVKTSDFKRRQGLIELINQVKGDTYHITRAHFKALEYIIKKGKGQTMLPEKISFWVDNGYIYGRRGELLLGDIPNWSYILKIPGINKFEDIGLIIESFQKNIPGQFDLKALWCEIDLDKCDLPLLVRNFLNGDRVVVNGKEKKLKTIFHGQGIPENWRKKVPILCDQKKILWIPGILLDERAQVQENSKSIFIVSMRTGKR, from the coding sequence ATGAAGAAATATCCTTATTTGTTAAAAACCGTTTCCCGACTCATTCAAGAGCAGGAATTAATCGTTACGGGAGACCGAGTTTTAATCGCTTTTTCTGGTGGTCCCGACTCTACTGCATTATCCGATATTCTGGGGAAACTATGTGAAGAATTCAAATTTCAATTAGCTTTTTTTCATTTAAATCATGGTTTAAGAGGTCAAGAAGCTCTTCGGGATCAAAATTTCTGTGTTGAATGGGCAAAAAAACGCAATTTTGAGATTTTTATAGAACAATATGATGTGAAAGCTTACAAAAAGGAGCTATCTATTTCTTTAGAAGAAGCCGCTCGGAAGGTTCGATACCAAAAACTAAAAGAAGTTGCCGAGCTATGGAAAGCTGATAAAATTGCTCTTGGTCATCATCGTAACGACCAAGTTGAGACCATCCTGATGAATATCATCCGAGGAACTGGTATAAATGGCCTCAGAGGAATGCCAATTCGAAATGGAAAGTTTATCCGTCCACTTTTACGAACTTCGCTTGATGAGATTCATCGCTATCTTGAAGAACAACACCTTGCGTTTGTCATTGACTCAACTAATCTTGATCAATCTTTTTTGAGAAATCGGATCCGTAATGGACTAATTCCCTTATTAAAACAGGATTACAACGCCAAAATTGAAGAAATAATTTTTCGTATGGGATTAAATATCCAAGAATCTCTATCAATTATACCTGAAGAGAAGTGGTCAATTGAAAAAAAAGGTCGTCTTTTTCGCTTGCCGGTGAGCAGTTTGGTTAAAACTTCTGACTTTAAAAGAAGGCAGGGCCTTATTGAATTAATCAATCAGGTCAAGGGGGATACCTACCATATAACCCGAGCCCATTTTAAAGCCTTAGAATATATTATAAAAAAAGGCAAAGGACAAACTATGCTTCCGGAAAAGATTTCTTTTTGGGTGGACAATGGTTATATCTATGGACGCCGGGGGGAATTATTGTTAGGAGATATTCCCAACTGGTCTTATATTCTAAAAATACCGGGCATTAATAAATTTGAAGATATAGGTTTAATCATCGAATCTTTTCAAAAAAACATTCCGGGACAGTTTGACCTGAAGGCTCTATGGTGTGAAATTGACTTGGATAAATGTGATTTACCTTTATTAGTTAGGAATTTTTTAAATGGTGATCGAGTAGTAGTAAATGGAAAAGAAAAAAAATTAAAAACGATTTTTCATGGACAAGGTATTCCTGAAAACTGGAGGAAAAAAGTTCCCATATTATGTGATCAAAAAAAGATTCTTTGGATACCTGGTATTTTACTTGACGAAAGAGCCCAAGTTCAGGAAAATAGCAAAAGCATTTTTATTGTCTCGATGAGGACAGGTAAGAGGTGA
- the hpt_2 gene encoding Hypoxanthine phosphoribosyltransferase has product MNDFIDKILISQEEIQSRVKQLAQQISQDYVDKEIRAIGILRGAFIFMSDLIRNISVPLSVDFMSISSYGDDSESGGVIRILKDLDKPIHNKHVLIIEDIVDTGLTLQHLKDVLTIREPASLKVCALLDKQERRIVKNLEVEYTGFVIPDQFVVGYGLDFAEKYRNYPFIFVLKPKYYQTV; this is encoded by the coding sequence ATGAATGATTTTATCGATAAAATTTTAATTTCTCAAGAAGAAATCCAGAGTCGAGTAAAACAATTGGCTCAACAAATAAGCCAAGATTATGTTGATAAGGAAATTCGTGCTATTGGGATACTTCGTGGTGCTTTTATTTTTATGTCAGATTTAATACGGAATATTTCTGTCCCTTTAAGTGTTGACTTTATGTCAATATCAAGTTATGGAGATGACAGTGAATCAGGTGGAGTAATACGGATATTAAAAGATCTGGATAAACCAATTCACAATAAACACGTTCTTATTATTGAAGATATTGTTGATACCGGTCTTACTCTGCAACATCTGAAAGATGTCCTCACTATAAGAGAACCGGCGAGCTTAAAAGTATGTGCACTCTTAGATAAGCAAGAAAGACGAATTGTTAAGAATTTAGAAGTTGAATATACCGGTTTTGTTATTCCAGACCAATTTGTGGTTGGGTATGGTTTAGATTTTGCTGAAAAATATCGTAATTATCCTTTTATTTTTGTGTTGAAGCCAAAATATTATCAAACGGTTTGA